In the Arachis ipaensis cultivar K30076 chromosome B10, Araip1.1, whole genome shotgun sequence genome, one interval contains:
- the LOC107622573 gene encoding glucose-6-phosphate 1-dehydrogenase, cytoplasmic (The sequence of the model RefSeq protein was modified relative to this genomic sequence to represent the inferred CDS: added 52 bases not found in genome assembly), producing the protein MGSGQWHVEKRCFSSESPQSMDLENGPETGSLSIVVLGASGDLAKKKTFPALFHLYRQGFLPVDEVSIFGYARTIISNDELRERLRGYLVRDKDASSEELEVVAKFLHLIKYVSGPYDSEDGFRLLDKEILEHESLKTSAKGLSRRLFYLALPPSVYPSVCKMIKTCCMNKSDGGWTRVVVEKPFGKDLESAEQLSTQIGALFEEPQIYRIDHYLGKELVQNMLVLRFANRLFLPLWNRDNIANVQIVFREDFGTEGRGGYFDQYGIIRDIIQNHLLQVFCLIAMEKPVSLKPEHIRDEKVKVLQSVVPIKDEEVVLGQYDGYRNDPTVPNNSNTPTFASVILRIDNERWEGVPFIIKAGKALNSRKAEIRVQFKDVPGDIFKCQKQGRNEFVIRLQPEEAMYMKLTVKQPGLEMSTVQSELDLSYRQRYQGVKIPEAYERLILDTIRGDQQHFVRRDELKASWEIFTPLLHRIDKGEFKPFSYQAGSRGPAEADKLLEKAGYVQTHGYVWSPPSLE; encoded by the exons ATGGGGTCAGGTCAATGGCATGTTGAAAAGAGGTGCTTTAGCAGTGAATCTCCCCAATCAATGGATCTCGAAAATGGACCTGAAACTGGGTCACTCTCCATAGTTGTGCTTGGTGCTTCTGGTGATCTTGCTAAGAAGAAGACATTTCCAGCATTATTCCACCTTTACCGCCAG GGATTCCTACCAGTAGATGAAGTTTCTATTTTTGGATATGCAAGAACAATAATCTCTAATGATGAATTAAGAGAACGCCTACGTGG CTATCTTGTTCGGGACAAAGATGCTTCCTCTGAAGAGTTGGAGGTTGTAGCAAAGTTTTTGCATCTG ATCAAATATGTAAGTGGCCCATACGATTCAGAGGATGGCTTCCGTTTGTTGGATAAAGAGATTTTGGAGCATGAATCTTTGAAAACTAGTGCAAAGGGTTTATCTCGACGGCTTTTCTATCTCGCTCTTCCACCTTCTGTATATCCATCTGTTTGCAAGATGATCAAGACTTGCTGCATGAACAAAT CTGATGGTGGATGGACACGTGTTGTTGTTGAGAAGCCATTTGGTAAAGACTTAGAATCTGCAGAGCAACTCAGTACCCAGATTGGGGCATTGTTTGAGGAGCCTCAAATTTACCGTATTGATCACTACTTGGGAAAGGAACTAGTACAGAATATG TTAGTACTTCGTTTTGCAAATCGCTTGTTCTTGCCTCTTTGGAACCGTGACAACATTGCTAATGTGCAG ATAGTCTTCAGGGAAGATTTTGGAACTGAAGGCCGAGGTGGATATTTTGACCAGTATGG AATTATTCGAGATATAATTCAAAACCATCTACTTCAG GTTTTTTGCTTGATTGCTATGGAAAAACCTGTTTCTCTCAAGCCTGAACACATTCGAGATGAGAAAGTGAAG GTTCTTCAATCAGTAGTTCCTATTAAAGATGAGGAAGTTGTCTTAGGACAATATGATGGCTATAGGAATGACCCAACCGTACCTAACAATTCAAACACACCAACTTTTGCATCTGTTATTCTCCGAATAGACAATGAAAGATGGGAAG GTGTTCCTTTCATAATAAAAGCTGGGAAGGCCCTGAATTCAAGAAAGGCAGAGATACGAGTTCAATTCAAGGATGTTCCTGGTGATATATTCAAGT GTCAAAAGCAGGGGAGAAATGAGTTTGTCATACGCCTGCAACCTGAAGAAGCTATGTACATGAAGCTGACG GTCAAGCAACCTGGACTCGAGATGTCAACGGTGCAAAGTGAACTAGATTTGTCGTATCGACAACGATATCAAGGAGTAAAAATTCCAGAGGCTTATGAACGTCTAATTCTTGATAC AATTAGAGGTGATCAGCAACATTTTGTTCGGAGGGATGAGTTGAAG GCATCATGGGAAATCTTCACCCCACTTTTGCACCGCATCGACAAGGGTGAGTTCAAACCATTCTCTTACCAAGCTGGAA AACACATGGTTATGTATGGTCACCTCCTTCCTTAGAATGA
- the LOC107624153 gene encoding 54S ribosomal protein L37, mitochondrial, with the protein MAMNHVRLVSRNLITKEAFGVSFQRTFATGKAKKGSKGGAADAPKASSLSKEVKASTVVGANILKEGTDPKIQPDSEYPDWLWHLLDKRPALSELRRKDINKLPYEDLKRFVKLDNRARIKENNSLKSKN; encoded by the coding sequence ATGGCAATGAACCATGTTAGGTTAGTTAGTCGAAATCTTATTACCAAAGAAGCCTTTGGGGTTTCATTCCAAAGGACATTTGCCACTGGCAAAGCGAAGAAAGGATCAAAAGGGGGTGCCGCGGATGCACCCAAAGCATCATCTCTCagcaaggaagtgaaggcaagtACGGTTGTAGGCGCCAACATTCTCAAGGAAGGCACCGATCCGAAAATCCAGCCTGATTCTGAATACCCTGATTGGTTATGGCATTTGCTTGATAAACGCCCGGCACTAAGTGAACTGCGTAGGAAGGACATCAATAAACTGCCTTACGAAGATCTTAAGCGCTTTGTTAAGCTGGATAACCGAGCAAGGATCAAGGAGAATAACTCTCTCAAGTCCAAGAACTGA
- the LOC107623278 gene encoding uncharacterized protein LOC107623278 → MHHTDFPLRWESTGDQWWFASPIDWAAANGHYDLVRELLRIDSNHLFKLTSLRRIRRLEVVWDDEEQFSYVAKLRCQVAQKLLLESESKKGRESLIRGGYGGWLMYTAASAGDLCFVEMLLERNPLLVFGEGEYGVTDILYAAARSKKCEVFRVLFDFAVSPRFVTGKGGMEEHIGEIPSVYKWEMTNRALHAAARGGNIKILEDLLANCTDILAYRDSQGSTLLHAAAARGQVEVVKYLISSFAMTNSIDHQGNTALHVAASRGQLAAAEALVSASPALISQRNNAGETFLHKAVSGFQTPGFRRLDRQVELLRKLLSGKSFHVEEIINVKNNDGRTALHMAIIGNIHTDLVQLLMTAPLINVNISDVHAMTPLDYLRQQPNSSSSDILIKKLISAGGMFGCQGHNSRKAIASHLRKQSIGTSPGVSFRVSDTEIFLYTGIESNLDYACPDQGSGGRSSSSSEHIPDYLTAANRVSSVSKRPSSVNYAASRLKRVLQWPRVKDKKEGEGMKKSIDERSVDSSYKKWNNNNNNSSNNTAIEEAPTPLRKRFPSTKPTSLPNNKRTLSVRSHQSSPNAKKRFASGLVHGVMQSMPQVKVSGRSRSSSFSKSSTISSPRSMDKQKGVYIAGPSCDDESPHLSKRTSSVSKKLRVCFGAPGLNVMKNPSHRRQESQTSYKDHAISVA, encoded by the exons ATGCATCATACAGATTTTCCTCTTCGATGGGAGAGCACAGGGGACCAATGGTGGTTTGCCTCGCCAATCGACTGGGCGGCGGCCAACGGCCACTACGATTTGGTCCGCGAGCTGCTCCGAATCGACAGCAACCACCTCTTCAAACTAACCTCCCTGCGGCGAATCCGGCGACTAGAAGTGGTTTGGGACGACGAAGAACAATTCAGCTACGTAGCCAAGTTACGGTGCCAAGTAGCGCAAAAGCTTCTTCTAGAAAGCGAATCGAAGAAGGGGAGGGAGTCGTTGATCCGCGGCGGGTACGGGGGATGGCTGATGTACACGGCGGCGTCGGCGGGCGACTTGTGTTTTGTAGAAATGCTTCTTGAGAGGAATCCTCTGCTGGTTTTCGGCGAAGGAGAGTACGGTGTGACTGATATACTGTATGCGGCTGCGAGGAGCAAGAAGTGTGAGGTGTTTAGGGTGTTATTTGATTTCGCGGTTTCGCCGAGGTTTGTTACCGGCAAAGGTGGTATGGAGGAGCATATTGGGGAGATTCCTTCTGTTTATAAGTGGGAAATGACGAATAGAGCTCTTCATGCTGCTGCTAGAGGTGGTAATATCAAGATCTTGGAGGACCTTCTTGCAAATTGTACTGATATTTTGGCTTATAGAGATTCTCAGGGCTCAACTCTCTTGCATGCAGCTGCAGCCAGAGGCCAGGTTGAG GTAGTTAAGTATCTTATATCATCCTTTGCCATGACCAACTCCATAGATCACCAAGGCAACACTGCTCTCCATGTGGCTGCTTCAAGGGGCCAATTAGCCGCGGCCGAGGCTCTTGTCTCTGCATCTCCGGCGTTGATCTCTCAAAGGAACAACGCCGGCGAAACTTTTCTCCATAAGGCCGTGTCCGGCTTCCAGACACCCGGCTTCCGGAGATTGGACCGACAGGTTGAGCTTCTAAGAAAGTTACTGAGTGGTAAGAGTTTCCATGTGGAGGAAATCATAAATGTGAAGAATAATGATGGAAGAACAGCACTTCACATGGCCATAATTGGAAACATTCACACTGATCTTGTTCAACTCCTAATGACTGCTCCATTAATAAATGTTAATATCTCTGATGTTCATGCCATGACTCCACTTGATTACCTCAGACAACAACCAAATTCTTCATCCTCAGATATTCTCATCAAGAAATTGATCTCAGCTGGGGGAATGTTTGGTTGTCAAGGTCACAATTCAAGAAAAGCCATTGCTTCACACTTGAGGAAGCAGAGCATTGGAACCAGCCCTGGCGTGTCGTTTCGAGTCTCCGACACTGAAATATTTCTCTACACTGGCATTGAGAGTAACTTAGACTATGCTTGTCCTGATCAGGGAAGTGGAGGAAGGAGTTCTTCTTCGTCGGAGCACATTCCGGATTACTTAACCGCCGCGAATCGGGTATCTTCCGTCAGCAAAAGGCCTAGCTCTGTAAACTATGCTGCATCAAGGTTGAAAAGGGTCCTTCAGTGGCCAAGGGTGAAAGACAAGAAAG AAGGTGAAGGAATGAAGAAGTCTATAGATGAGCGTTCAGTGGACTCATCATATAAGAAAtggaataacaacaataataatagtaGTAATAACACTGCCATTGAAGAAGCTCCAACACCATTGAGGAAAAGATTCCCTTCAACAAAGCCAACATCACTTCCTAACAACAAAAGAACACTCTCAGTGAGGAGTCACCAGTCAAGTCCCAATGCAAAGAAGAGATTTGCCTCAGGACTAGTCCATGGAGTAATGCAATCAATGCCACAGGTTAAGGTCTCAGGGAGATCAAGGTCTAGCTCGTTTTCGAAGTCTTCGACGATCTCTTCGCCGAGATCAATGGACAAACAGAAGGGTGTTTACATTGCTGGGCCTTCTTGTGATGATGAATCACCACATTTGAGTAAGAGAACTAGTTCAGTTAGTAAGAAGTTAAGGGTATGTTTTGGTGCTCCTGGCCTTAATGTCATGAAGAACCCAAGTCATAGGAGGCAAGAGAGCCAAACTAGTTACAAGGATCATGCCATTTCTGtggcttaa